In Chryseobacterium lactis, a single genomic region encodes these proteins:
- a CDS encoding BspA family leucine-rich repeat surface protein: MQKKLPVIIILLSFFQLIKAQTEFITIWKPNNTLQCPLLNPQFSAPANNQILFPGIGENYTIKWEEVGYPQHNGSMLDVTSSSPILIDFGPSLNPNLAEATYMLIVSNGNGIFKQIKFSDDIILPDPIFEIPNSKAIGSANKIVEITQWGNIQWTDMKSAFSQCGLLNITATDSPDLSHITDASMMFYNTTSLEGNSSMANWDTSRIKNFKYMFGRGTSSFLGADNFSPPIGTWDMSAAEDISYMFMKRKSFNENLNNWNTSTIANMAYTFAECTAFNQPLDQWNTSKVKNMAYMFHFIPNFNQPLNTWNTSNVTNMGHMFHDVSSFNYPLNLWDVSNVTEMNTMFSGASAFNQTLKDWNIKSLYSASSMITKTGMDCGSYSTTLYGWANHQDTPNNVVLGSVFPSPYSIDPSVIDARNILLNTKGWIFIGDTPTECKGLGTMESSLRNQPAIFPNPVDEVIQLKNFYNPTRYLIFDTTGKLVTKDDVSKTFINVQSLAKGNYILQVMTKDKNYTFKFIKK; this comes from the coding sequence ATGCAAAAAAAGCTACCTGTCATTATTATTCTTTTATCATTTTTCCAGCTGATAAAAGCACAAACTGAATTTATAACCATCTGGAAACCTAATAACACGCTACAATGCCCTTTACTCAATCCCCAATTTTCAGCTCCTGCCAATAACCAGATCTTGTTTCCCGGAATTGGTGAAAATTATACAATCAAGTGGGAAGAAGTTGGCTATCCGCAACACAACGGAAGTATGCTGGATGTAACTTCCTCTTCACCCATCCTCATAGATTTCGGCCCTTCGTTGAATCCAAACCTCGCAGAAGCAACCTACATGCTCATTGTAAGCAATGGTAATGGGATTTTTAAACAAATAAAATTTTCTGATGATATCATTCTTCCAGATCCTATTTTTGAAATCCCCAACTCGAAAGCAATAGGAAGCGCCAATAAGATTGTAGAAATAACACAATGGGGAAATATCCAGTGGACGGATATGAAAAGTGCTTTTTCACAATGCGGTCTGCTCAACATAACCGCCACAGACTCACCTGACTTGTCACATATTACGGATGCTTCGATGATGTTCTATAATACAACTTCTTTAGAGGGGAATTCTTCTATGGCCAATTGGGATACTTCCCGGATTAAGAATTTCAAATATATGTTCGGACGTGGCACCAGCTCTTTTTTGGGTGCGGATAACTTTAGCCCGCCAATAGGCACATGGGACATGTCAGCAGCAGAAGATATCAGTTATATGTTTATGAAAAGAAAATCTTTTAATGAAAATTTAAATAATTGGAATACCTCAACCATCGCCAACATGGCTTATACTTTTGCTGAATGTACAGCTTTTAATCAACCTCTTGATCAGTGGAACACCTCCAAGGTAAAGAATATGGCTTATATGTTTCATTTCATTCCGAATTTTAACCAGCCTTTGAATACCTGGAATACTTCCAATGTAACGAACATGGGTCATATGTTCCATGATGTATCAAGCTTCAACTACCCACTTAACCTTTGGGATGTGAGCAATGTGACGGAAATGAATACCATGTTTTCAGGTGCATCAGCCTTTAATCAAACCTTAAAAGACTGGAATATAAAATCGCTGTATTCAGCAAGTTCTATGATAACAAAAACAGGAATGGATTGCGGTAGCTACAGCACCACCCTATATGGATGGGCAAATCATCAGGATACTCCTAATAATGTTGTCCTGGGTTCGGTATTTCCCTCCCCTTACTCTATTGATCCTTCCGTTATTGATGCAAGAAATATCCTTCTCAATACCAAAGGCTGGATTTTCATTGGTGATACCCCCACTGAATGCAAGGGATTGGGAACTATGGAAAGCTCTTTGCGTAATCAACCCGCTATTTTTCCAAATCCGGTGGATGAAGTTATTCAGTTGAAAAACTTTTATAACCCAACACGATACCTGATTTTTGATACAACCGGGAAACTAGTTACTAAAGATGATGTATCTAAAACGTTTATTAATGTACAATCTTTAGCAAAAGGGAATTATATTCTTCAGGTTATGACAAAAGATAAAAATTATACATTTAAGTTTATTAAAAAATAG
- a CDS encoding cation:proton antiporter — translation MILLSIHNLSFPIEDPVLKFLLVLVIILAAPLLLNKIKVPHLLGLIIAGAIIGPNGFNVLSRDSSIVVTGTTGLLYIMFLAGLEIDMGDFKKNKWKSLGYGAYAFIFPFILGYLGAYYLLEFSILTSVLFASLFSSQTLITYPLISKLGIAKNQAVNITVGGTMITDIATLLVLAVVVGMVQGDVGASFWVKLSVSFILFALIVLIVFPIIGRWFFKRVDDKISQYIFVLVMIYLAAMLAELAGVEAIIGAFFAGLALNRLIPHTSSLMNRVEFVGNAIFIPFFLISVGMLIDFTVFFKSFETLKVAAIMLVASIGGKYISAVITQKTFKFTKEEGRLIFGLSSASAAATLATVMVGYNIILSETETGEPIRLLNEHVLNGSILLILISCTISSFISMSSAQKIAEADNEDTVSGDSHEEESILLAINHEETVDRMVNLGILIKAHSNTEDLFALNVINEDKNESSVKNAEKLLHLAADAAAAADVKLQALKRYDNDVINGVSNVIKEQKITDLIIGLEDEKGFSPSFVYNLYNGYLQNDDVNVLVYHAAQPLSTIKKYAVMIPENAHKEAGFFHALLRVWNIARNSGATTVFYAPENILDILQKIIKKANIEAEFIIMNTWQDGEKTAAQLKDDEALIIFMAKRGMQSYIPRMRLIPEMLNRYLSTNNYLLIFPFSEYDKNSPEIRSVGNHGDFVEIGNVIQKIFK, via the coding sequence ATGATTTTACTGAGTATACACAACCTGAGTTTTCCTATAGAAGATCCGGTACTGAAATTCCTATTGGTATTGGTCATCATCCTTGCCGCTCCATTATTACTGAATAAAATTAAAGTTCCTCACCTGCTTGGCCTTATCATCGCCGGTGCTATCATAGGTCCTAACGGCTTTAATGTACTGTCAAGAGACAGCAGTATTGTTGTTACCGGCACAACGGGTCTCCTTTATATCATGTTCCTCGCAGGACTTGAGATTGACATGGGAGATTTTAAGAAAAACAAATGGAAAAGCTTAGGCTATGGAGCTTATGCATTTATCTTTCCATTTATCTTAGGATACCTGGGCGCTTATTATCTGCTGGAATTTTCAATATTAACCTCTGTTTTGTTTGCCAGCTTGTTTTCCTCGCAGACTCTTATTACTTATCCCCTTATCAGTAAACTGGGAATTGCAAAAAACCAGGCGGTCAATATTACTGTGGGAGGAACGATGATCACCGACATTGCAACCTTACTGGTATTGGCTGTAGTGGTGGGAATGGTTCAGGGAGATGTTGGCGCCTCATTTTGGGTCAAATTATCTGTTTCTTTTATTCTTTTTGCCTTGATTGTTTTGATTGTATTTCCCATTATAGGACGTTGGTTTTTCAAAAGAGTGGACGATAAAATCTCCCAATATATTTTTGTGCTGGTTATGATTTATCTGGCAGCAATGCTCGCTGAACTTGCCGGTGTAGAAGCTATTATCGGAGCGTTCTTTGCCGGACTGGCATTAAACAGACTAATTCCTCATACCTCTTCCTTGATGAACAGGGTTGAATTTGTAGGAAATGCGATTTTCATTCCGTTCTTCTTGATCAGCGTCGGAATGCTGATCGACTTCACCGTATTTTTCAAAAGTTTTGAAACCCTAAAAGTAGCTGCCATTATGCTGGTTGCATCCATTGGTGGTAAATATATCTCTGCAGTAATCACTCAAAAAACATTTAAATTTACTAAAGAAGAAGGAAGACTTATCTTCGGATTAAGCTCTGCTTCTGCCGCGGCAACTTTAGCAACAGTAATGGTGGGTTATAACATTATCCTTTCAGAAACTGAAACCGGAGAACCTATAAGATTATTGAATGAACATGTATTGAATGGAAGTATCTTGCTTATCCTGATTTCATGTACGATTTCATCATTTATTTCAATGTCAAGTGCCCAGAAAATTGCTGAAGCCGACAATGAAGATACTGTTTCCGGTGACAGCCATGAGGAAGAAAGTATTCTTTTAGCCATCAATCATGAGGAAACCGTTGATAGAATGGTAAATCTTGGAATTCTGATCAAAGCGCACTCCAACACGGAAGATTTATTTGCATTAAATGTCATTAATGAGGATAAAAATGAATCATCAGTTAAAAACGCTGAAAAACTGCTACATCTGGCAGCCGATGCAGCAGCAGCGGCCGATGTGAAGCTTCAGGCTCTTAAAAGATATGATAACGATGTCATCAACGGAGTAAGCAATGTGATTAAAGAGCAGAAAATCACTGACCTTATTATCGGATTGGAAGATGAAAAGGGATTTTCACCCTCTTTTGTCTATAATCTTTACAATGGTTATCTTCAGAATGATGATGTTAATGTACTGGTGTACCATGCTGCCCAGCCTCTTTCTACGATAAAAAAATATGCCGTGATGATTCCTGAAAATGCTCATAAGGAAGCAGGATTCTTCCATGCGCTTCTGAGAGTTTGGAATATTGCCAGAAATTCCGGCGCAACTACTGTTTTTTATGCACCTGAAAACATCCTGGACATTCTTCAGAAAATAATTAAAAAAGCCAATATCGAAGCTGAATTTATCATTATGAATACATGGCAGGACGGTGAGAAAACAGCCGCTCAGCTAAAAGACGATGAAGCATTAATTATTTTCATGGCTAAACGAGGAATGCAATCATATATTCCACGAATGAGACTCATCCCTGAGATGCTAAACAGATATTTAAGTACTAATAACTATCTTTTAATCTTTCCTTTCTCGGAATATGATAAAAACAGTCCGGAAATACGTTCTGTAGGAAATCACGGAGATTTTGTAGAGATTGGAAATGTAATTCAGAAGATTTTCAAATAA
- a CDS encoding 4'-phosphopantetheinyl transferase family protein, which yields MPLYRDFSDDNATILVWKYDESEELDINELLEPENAEKVKDYHPKKLLEVLMVRKLLKGLKPNSKILYQEREPFLSPKDAEISITHSFPFGAIAISKNKIGIDVEKFNPKILRVIDKFTYENERGFIPEDKADTFYTIIWSVKESMYKIHHSKYWSLKKNYEVKPFELKHLHKISCRVYDEQFSDEFKARVEFFDDYCFTIVEE from the coding sequence ATGCCCCTTTACCGAGATTTTTCAGATGATAATGCCACCATCCTTGTTTGGAAGTATGATGAGAGTGAAGAACTTGATATCAATGAACTTCTGGAACCGGAAAATGCTGAAAAGGTAAAAGATTATCATCCTAAAAAACTTCTGGAGGTATTGATGGTTCGCAAGCTTTTAAAAGGTTTAAAACCCAACTCTAAAATTCTGTATCAGGAAAGAGAACCTTTTCTTTCGCCAAAAGATGCAGAAATTTCCATTACTCATTCTTTTCCTTTTGGGGCCATTGCGATTTCTAAAAATAAGATCGGTATTGATGTTGAAAAGTTCAATCCCAAGATTTTAAGGGTGATCGATAAGTTTACTTATGAAAATGAAAGAGGATTTATTCCTGAAGATAAAGCAGATACTTTTTATACCATTATCTGGAGTGTAAAGGAAAGTATGTACAAAATTCATCATTCCAAATACTGGTCTTTAAAGAAAAACTATGAAGTAAAGCCTTTCGAACTGAAACACCTTCATAAAATAAGCTGCAGGGTTTATGATGAGCAGTTTTCAGATGAATTCAAAGCCAGAGTAGAATTTTTCGACGACTATTGCTTTACGATTGTTGAAGAATAG
- a CDS encoding SH3 domain-containing protein, whose amino-acid sequence MKTKKIFLLAAVLSVQLSFAQFAKIVDKDGYVNIRENADAKSKIIGRINSDEIVYIFEPDEADKEWLNVDTKGKTGGYIHNSRVKYIESYDAVPSTEKSGNKIIFKSGDIKVDILSEKFNYKENKKHFSSSHMGDQQQEDQYKGQQIWGTDGTVPQTHYKSITVQMNGKTLQIPAKEIENLFNIDNEATHCYFDKINDTLYIEMNNSDGAGAYVGLFIIEKGKYKGKMLTLPF is encoded by the coding sequence GTGAAGACGAAGAAAATATTCCTTTTAGCAGCTGTTTTAAGTGTACAATTATCCTTTGCTCAGTTTGCAAAGATTGTAGATAAAGACGGCTACGTGAATATAAGGGAAAATGCAGATGCCAAAAGTAAAATTATTGGAAGAATCAATTCTGATGAAATTGTCTATATTTTTGAACCTGATGAAGCCGATAAAGAATGGCTTAATGTTGATACCAAAGGAAAAACCGGAGGATATATCCACAATTCAAGGGTGAAGTATATTGAATCTTATGATGCAGTTCCTTCAACAGAAAAAAGCGGAAATAAAATCATTTTTAAATCCGGCGACATCAAAGTAGATATTCTTTCTGAAAAGTTTAATTATAAAGAAAATAAAAAACATTTCTCTTCAAGCCATATGGGAGACCAGCAACAGGAGGACCAGTATAAAGGACAGCAGATCTGGGGTACAGACGGTACTGTTCCTCAAACACACTACAAGTCTATCACTGTTCAAATGAATGGAAAAACACTGCAAATCCCTGCAAAAGAAATTGAAAATCTGTTTAATATCGATAATGAAGCAACTCATTGCTACTTTGACAAGATCAACGATACCTTGTACATCGAAATGAATAATTCTGATGGAGCCGGTGCTTACGTAGGTCTTTTTATTATTGAGAAAGGAAAGTATAAAGGTAAGATGCTCACCCTACCCTTCTAG
- a CDS encoding alpha/beta hydrolase yields the protein MRLKYNAAMKNAFFLFLFSVHLFWAQKETSMVPLPAVPLWTKIPDGPGPNGGKITSSKGSLTHISSPQLIVHQPTNPNGIAVLVISGGGYAHIESGSEGYPTGEWLKSKGITAFELEYRLPGEGWATQLVPFQDAQRAIRIIRSTAKKYKIDPDKIGVLGFSAGGHLAGYIASTFDTMYYPPQDAIDLVSARPDFAAMIYPVVSMLPPNNTTHSFKSLLGKNPDIKDEIKFSVEKQVKVQTPMTFLAHAEDDPISPVENSILMYQALKNNNIPAEMHLFQTGGHGWGLGKKNTNTGEWKELFLNWLKVNGVLTTPSKIL from the coding sequence ATGAGGTTAAAATACAATGCTGCCATGAAAAATGCCTTTTTTCTGTTTTTATTTTCTGTACATCTGTTTTGGGCACAAAAAGAAACTTCCATGGTGCCATTGCCAGCTGTTCCTTTATGGACTAAGATACCGGATGGACCGGGACCAAACGGAGGAAAGATCACTTCATCAAAAGGATCTCTTACTCATATCAGTAGTCCCCAGCTGATTGTTCATCAACCCACTAATCCGAACGGAATAGCTGTGCTTGTAATAAGTGGAGGTGGATATGCTCATATTGAATCGGGTTCAGAAGGTTATCCAACGGGAGAATGGCTGAAGTCTAAAGGAATTACTGCTTTTGAATTGGAATACAGACTTCCCGGAGAGGGATGGGCAACACAATTAGTGCCTTTTCAGGATGCTCAACGAGCTATCAGAATAATCAGAAGTACGGCTAAGAAGTATAAAATAGATCCTGATAAAATAGGAGTGCTGGGTTTTTCAGCAGGAGGACATCTTGCAGGATATATTGCATCAACCTTTGATACTATGTATTATCCACCTCAGGATGCAATTGATCTCGTTTCGGCACGGCCGGATTTTGCGGCAATGATTTATCCCGTAGTATCGATGTTACCTCCTAACAATACTACCCATTCATTTAAATCTTTGCTGGGTAAAAACCCGGATATAAAAGATGAAATTAAATTTTCGGTGGAAAAGCAGGTGAAAGTTCAGACTCCGATGACCTTTTTGGCACATGCTGAAGATGATCCGATCTCTCCTGTAGAAAACAGTATCCTGATGTATCAGGCGTTGAAAAATAATAATATTCCGGCCGAAATGCATTTGTTTCAAACAGGCGGACATGGGTGGGGATTGGGTAAAAAAAATACCAATACCGGTGAGTGGAAGGAGTTGTTTTTAAATTGGTTAAAAGTGAATGGCGTTTTAACCACCCCGTCAAAAATTCTTTGA
- the ahcY gene encoding adenosylhomocysteinase gives MSTTTQYVPYKVKDISLAEWGRKEITLAEAEMPGLMAIREEYGPSQPLKGARIAGCLHMTIQTAVLIETLVALGADVTWSSCNIFSTQDHAAAAIAAAGIPVYAWKGLNEEEFDWCIEQTLFFGEDRKPLNMILDDGGDLTNMVFDKYPEFTKDIKGLSEETTTGVHRLYERMKNGTLVMPAINVNDSVTKSKFDNKYGCKESAVDAVRRATDVMLAGKRVVVCGYGDVGKGTAASFRGAGSIVTVTEIDPICALQAAMDGYEVKRLDTVVDNADIVITTTGNFNIVRGEHFLKMKDKAIVCNIGHFDNEIDMAWLNKNYGQTKSEVKPQVDIYTIEGKEVIILAEGRLVNLGCATGHPSFVMSNSFSNQTLAQIELWNNSAAYGNEVYMLPKHLDEKVAALHLKKLSVELETLSPEQAEYIGVDVKGPFKPEYYRY, from the coding sequence ATGAGTACTACAACACAATACGTTCCTTATAAAGTTAAGGATATCTCCCTAGCAGAATGGGGAAGAAAAGAAATCACCCTTGCAGAAGCAGAAATGCCAGGTTTGATGGCTATCCGTGAAGAATACGGACCATCTCAGCCTCTTAAAGGAGCCAGAATCGCAGGATGTCTTCACATGACGATCCAGACTGCTGTGCTTATTGAGACATTGGTAGCTTTAGGAGCTGATGTTACCTGGTCTTCTTGTAACATTTTCTCTACTCAGGATCACGCTGCTGCTGCTATTGCTGCTGCGGGAATTCCGGTATATGCTTGGAAAGGTCTTAATGAAGAAGAATTTGACTGGTGTATTGAGCAGACTTTATTCTTTGGTGAAGACAGAAAACCCTTAAACATGATTTTGGATGATGGTGGAGATTTAACCAACATGGTTTTTGATAAATACCCTGAATTCACAAAAGATATCAAAGGACTTTCTGAAGAAACGACGACAGGAGTACACAGACTTTACGAAAGAATGAAGAACGGAACTTTAGTAATGCCTGCAATCAACGTAAATGATTCAGTAACAAAATCTAAATTCGATAACAAATACGGATGTAAAGAATCTGCAGTAGATGCTGTAAGAAGAGCTACAGACGTAATGCTTGCCGGAAAAAGAGTAGTTGTTTGCGGATACGGAGATGTAGGTAAAGGTACTGCAGCTTCTTTCAGAGGAGCAGGTTCTATCGTTACAGTTACTGAAATCGACCCGATCTGTGCGCTTCAGGCTGCTATGGACGGATATGAAGTAAAAAGACTGGATACTGTAGTAGATAACGCTGATATCGTGATCACCACAACAGGTAACTTCAATATCGTAAGAGGAGAGCATTTCCTTAAAATGAAAGATAAAGCGATCGTTTGTAACATTGGTCACTTCGATAACGAAATCGATATGGCTTGGTTGAACAAAAACTACGGTCAGACAAAATCTGAAGTGAAGCCTCAGGTTGACATCTACACTATCGAAGGAAAAGAAGTAATCATCCTTGCAGAAGGTAGATTGGTAAACTTAGGATGTGCAACAGGACACCCAAGCTTTGTAATGTCTAACTCTTTCTCGAACCAGACTTTGGCTCAGATTGAATTATGGAACAATTCTGCAGCTTATGGTAACGAAGTATATATGCTTCCTAAGCACTTAGATGAAAAAGTAGCTGCTTTACACCTTAAGAAATTAAGCGTTGAACTGGAAACTCTTTCTCCTGAACAAGCTGAATATATCGGAGTAGATGTAAAAGGACCATTCAAGCCTGAATACTACAGATACTAA
- a CDS encoding DMT family transporter: MKDYKLIVAVFTVAIVWGTTFLAIRVAVETIPAWFVAGIRQFLASIIMLFVLLSRKEFKWIGWKSLGYQIIFASLMLVIANGMTTVAEETVSSSLASLISACSPILVFLGSVAVGLQKFSFRALAGVLMCFSGILFIFWDGLKDLANPDYRMGMIFLFCAIAGWASGTIFTKKLNIQSGNITLNLFYQFLFAGIVQIIFAFLFSENYNFGNWTLKSISAMLYLSVFGSVAAFFAFHFALTKISPVQVSILAYINTIIAIFLGWLIMDEKVTVKFILAAALIICGVFIINYKPEMFRRQKAIQ; this comes from the coding sequence TTGAAAGATTATAAACTTATCGTTGCCGTTTTTACCGTGGCTATTGTCTGGGGAACTACATTTTTAGCCATCCGTGTTGCGGTGGAAACTATTCCGGCCTGGTTTGTAGCCGGAATCCGTCAATTTCTGGCTTCCATCATTATGCTATTTGTCCTTCTTTCAAGGAAAGAATTCAAATGGATTGGCTGGAAGAGTCTCGGATATCAGATTATTTTTGCGTCGCTGATGCTGGTTATCGCCAACGGAATGACAACGGTGGCTGAAGAAACCGTGTCCAGCAGTCTGGCATCACTGATCAGTGCATGTTCTCCTATTCTGGTATTTCTGGGGAGTGTGGCAGTAGGGTTGCAAAAATTCAGTTTTCGCGCACTTGCCGGAGTTCTGATGTGTTTCAGCGGAATACTCTTTATCTTCTGGGACGGGCTTAAAGATCTTGCAAACCCCGATTACAGAATGGGAATGATCTTCCTTTTTTGTGCTATTGCCGGCTGGGCTTCCGGAACTATTTTCACCAAAAAATTAAATATCCAAAGCGGAAACATTACCCTGAATCTTTTTTATCAGTTTCTGTTTGCAGGGATTGTTCAGATTATATTTGCCTTCCTGTTTTCAGAAAATTATAATTTTGGAAACTGGACTTTAAAAAGTATTTCAGCTATGTTATACCTGTCTGTATTTGGTTCTGTAGCTGCTTTTTTTGCATTCCATTTTGCTTTAACGAAGATTTCACCGGTACAGGTTTCTATTCTTGCCTATATCAATACCATTATTGCCATATTTCTAGGCTGGCTCATTATGGATGAGAAAGTTACGGTTAAATTTATTCTTGCCGCCGCTTTAATTATCTGTGGTGTTTTTATTATCAATTACAAACCGGAAATGTTTAGGAGACAGAAAGCAATACAGTAA
- a CDS encoding bacteriocin-like protein gives MKNLKKLKKEELKKVLGGMEACKFQLCFRDGKWTCVPFDTCGGFHP, from the coding sequence ATGAAAAATTTAAAGAAGCTTAAAAAAGAAGAATTAAAAAAAGTTTTAGGAGGTATGGAGGCCTGCAAATTCCAACTTTGCTTTAGAGATGGCAAATGGACATGTGTCCCTTTTGACACATGCGGAGGATTCCATCCTTAA
- the purE gene encoding 5-(carboxyamino)imidazole ribonucleotide mutase, translated as MVGIIMGSQSDLPIMEQAANFLKSLDIPYELTVVSAHRTPERMFDYAKTAKDRGLKVIVAGAGGAAHLPGMVASCTTLPVIGVPILSSNSIDGWDSVLSILQMPGGIPVATVALNGALNAGILAAKIIGSADEKVAENLQKYQDSLKDKVLGTVDDIKAQHPNHFDQ; from the coding sequence ATGGTAGGAATTATTATGGGCAGCCAGAGCGATCTGCCGATTATGGAACAGGCGGCAAATTTTCTGAAAAGTCTGGATATCCCTTATGAATTAACTGTAGTATCTGCACACAGAACACCGGAAAGAATGTTCGATTATGCAAAAACGGCTAAAGATAGAGGGCTTAAAGTTATTGTTGCCGGAGCAGGCGGAGCAGCACATCTTCCGGGAATGGTGGCAAGCTGTACTACACTTCCGGTGATTGGAGTTCCGATTTTATCGAGTAATTCTATAGACGGATGGGATTCTGTTTTATCCATTCTGCAAATGCCGGGCGGAATTCCTGTAGCCACTGTTGCATTGAACGGAGCTTTGAATGCGGGGATTCTGGCAGCGAAAATTATAGGAAGTGCAGATGAAAAGGTAGCCGAAAATCTTCAAAAATATCAGGATTCTTTAAAAGATAAAGTACTGGGAACGGTAGATGACATCAAGGCTCAGCACCCGAACCATTTTGATCAATAA
- the yiaA gene encoding inner membrane protein YiaA, translated as MKKQRVSNAFVAASWVALGAGMIGYIVGLARAEMLLNEKGYYFTILLYGLFAVVSLQKAVRDRLENIQVTDIYYGICWFATLSSIVLLAIGLWNATILPSEKGFYAFAFLLALFGAISVQKNTRDNMIQE; from the coding sequence ATGAAAAAACAAAGAGTATCGAATGCATTTGTCGCAGCATCGTGGGTTGCATTGGGAGCCGGAATGATCGGTTATATCGTAGGTCTCGCAAGAGCTGAAATGCTACTGAATGAAAAAGGATATTATTTTACCATCCTTTTATACGGTTTATTTGCCGTAGTTTCATTACAGAAAGCGGTTCGTGACAGATTAGAAAACATCCAGGTTACAGATATTTACTATGGTATCTGCTGGTTTGCTACCTTATCTTCCATTGTATTACTGGCCATTGGCCTATGGAATGCTACTATACTTCCCAGTGAAAAAGGATTTTATGCATTTGCCTTTCTGCTAGCCCTTTTTGGTGCCATCTCAGTCCAAAAAAACACCCGGGACAATATGATTCAGGAATAA
- a CDS encoding pyridoxamine 5'-phosphate oxidase family protein: MNHTNSQEESQRKAKPVAPKVKELIANTQSVILATVDAEGNPTSSYAPFVQVDNIFYILVSFMARHTKNLASGRNTSVMFIEDESATKQIYARERLTLEAATSQVERDSEIWNNVVAKLKETHGKVVDIISEMGDFILIALQPVKGSYVNGFGSAYFVDENLEIIEHRNDVNHQSK, translated from the coding sequence ATGAATCATACGAATTCTCAGGAAGAATCTCAAAGAAAAGCAAAACCTGTTGCTCCGAAAGTGAAGGAATTGATCGCTAATACGCAAAGTGTGATCTTGGCGACTGTGGATGCAGAAGGAAATCCAACTTCCAGCTATGCCCCTTTTGTACAGGTCGATAATATTTTCTATATTCTGGTTTCTTTTATGGCACGCCACACCAAAAATCTTGCATCGGGAAGAAATACTTCAGTGATGTTTATTGAAGATGAATCGGCCACAAAACAAATCTATGCCCGCGAACGTCTGACGCTTGAAGCAGCAACTTCCCAGGTAGAAAGAGATTCCGAAATATGGAATAATGTTGTTGCAAAACTAAAGGAAACTCACGGGAAAGTAGTGGATATCATTTCTGAAATGGGAGATTTTATCCTGATTGCCCTGCAGCCGGTAAAAGGTTCTTATGTAAATGGCTTCGGAAGTGCTTATTTTGTAGATGAGAATCTTGAAATTATAGAACATAGAAATGATGTGAATCATCAATCTAAATAA